The genome window TACGACCTGGGCGTGGACATCGAATTGCACGACGCCTTGCAGCGCGTTCGCTTTGAACATCCCGAAGTGCGCACCGTGGTCGTCACCAGCATGAAGGACCGCATCTTCTGTTCGGGGGCCAACATCTTCATGCTGGGTCTGTCCACGCACGCCTGGAAGGTGAACTTCTGCAAGTTCACCAACGAAACCCGTAACGGTATTGAAGACTCCAGCCGCCACAGCGGCTTGAAGTTCATTGCCGCATTGAATGGCGCTTGCGCGGGCGGCGGTTACGAGCTGGCCCTGGCGTGCGACGAAATTCTGCTGATCGACGATCGCTCGTCCGCCGTGGCCTTGCCCGAGGTGCCGCTGCTGGGCGTACTGCCGGGCACGGGTGGCCTGACCCGAGTGACCGACAAGCGCCGGGTGCGGCACGACCACGCCGACATCTTCTGCACCTTGGTTGAGGGAGTGCGGGGGCAGCGCGCCAAAGATTGGCGGCTGGTGGATGACGTCGTCAAACCGGCGCGTTTTGACGACGCGGTGCGCGAGCGCGCCTTGGCCCTGGCGCAAGCGAGCGACCGTCCGGCTGATGCCCAAGGCATCGTGCTGACGCCTTTGCAGCGCAACGAGAGCGCCGACAGCCTGTCCTACCAGTACGTGGATATTCAGCTGGACCGCGACAAGCGGCACGCCACCTGGACCGTGCGCGGTCCGCAAGCTCCGGTCGAGTCCGAACTGGCTGACATTCTTGCCGCAGGCGCTGCCTGGTGGCCCTTGCAGATGGCGCGCGAGCTGGACGACGCCATCCTGTCCATGCGCGCCAACGAACTGGATATCGGCACCTGGATTTTGAAGACCCAAGGCGACGCCGACGCCGTGCTGGCCGCCGACGCCGCGTTGCAGCGG of Achromobacter seleniivolatilans contains these proteins:
- the boxC gene encoding 2,3-epoxybenzoyl-CoA dihydrolase translates to MSSTVNRVDFRTDPAQYRHWRLTFEGPVAKLAMDVAEDGGLRPGYKLKLNSYDLGVDIELHDALQRVRFEHPEVRTVVVTSMKDRIFCSGANIFMLGLSTHAWKVNFCKFTNETRNGIEDSSRHSGLKFIAALNGACAGGGYELALACDEILLIDDRSSAVALPEVPLLGVLPGTGGLTRVTDKRRVRHDHADIFCTLVEGVRGQRAKDWRLVDDVVKPARFDDAVRERALALAQASDRPADAQGIVLTPLQRNESADSLSYQYVDIQLDRDKRHATWTVRGPQAPVESELADILAAGAAWWPLQMARELDDAILSMRANELDIGTWILKTQGDADAVLAADAALQRHADHWFVRETAGMLRRTLARLDVTSRSLFALIEPGSCFVGTLLELALAADRSYMLDNEDESAPAQIAVGERNFGAYPLVNGQSRLQRRFYEETAPLEAVRARAGQRLSATDALDLGLITFAPDSIDWDDEVRMMLEERRALSPDALTGLEANLRFGGKETMETRIFGRLTAWQNWIFNRPNAAGDKGALKLYGKGEQAAFDWNRV